A genomic stretch from Octopus sinensis linkage group LG14, ASM634580v1, whole genome shotgun sequence includes:
- the LOC115219115 gene encoding protocadherin gamma-B6-like isoform X3, with the protein MVTKRQQLTKYFTCFTPITVIPSNMLLSISIFFILLHCCQCVDLIYHVQEEKDANTFVGDIASNSQLFASLSSQNYEHITFTQLKRRMSSSSLLFNVTKSGKLYTAQRLDADSLCTYNKECSKIVKVAVRQAEAFLKVLKIKVIIEDINDHQPVFSDKQIDLQFYETDGKGTKKSAPSAIDGDMGVLNSKINYRLKNNVNQTFSLFVSKRVDGVSTLEIILEKKLDREIKDLYLVQVVAQDGGSPPQQCILNVHISVIDENDNRPVFFKNLYNVSVKNTHLRMRPVVILSAKDKDSGENSHVSYYFSPKTSAIARDHFRINKETGEIFLDKTSKLNEKMTFKLFIEARDGGSPPLSSIATVIVSVLNQENNAPTIDVDFVSVLTENTTKIVESTKVDSFIAYVMVTDNDVGHNGEVTCDLKHEKFKLSAISSKEYKVILKERVDREIEDHYIITITCQDHGFPPLQRERKFSLQLMDVNDVQPMFTKDTFKFLTYENEKPSFPVGFVNATDPDLGLGGKLSYALFDKDQFDIPFKITDNGFISTRKSLDREQNSIYKFQVLVRDNGSPSLNNTANVIVEIMDENDNAPYFTFPSVSPFSLDLHYHPQSDTEITVLRASDRDSHVNAFLTYELIGGNDKRLFMINAHSGILSFSRAVYQNDAGSYELQFIVKDSGNPVLSATTILSLTLTVSNKTSTMLTAVQIQSSDMIDVNLVIIIVVVAVVLSIAIVIFITTCIVKYNYPRNANHGTDVNTSYQSRSEMRNLIYQTNNRVSMTRGQNEGMSPNTPSMRSRGQFYPEIESQKPSTMIRTLSKSSQGFTTSDTYHPLQRWTETTKTDI; encoded by the coding sequence aGCAACTCACTAAATACTTCACATGCTTTACTCCTATAACTGTGATTCCAAGCAATATGTTGTTATCCATATCCATATTTTTTATCTTACTGCACTGTTGTCAATGTGTAGATCTCATCTATCATgtacaagaagaaaaagatgcaaaCACCTTCGTTGGAGATATTGCAAGTAACTCACAATTGTTTGCTAGTCTCTCATCTCAGAATTATGAACACATTACTTTTACTCAACTCAAACGCCGGATGTCTAGTAGCTCTCTTCTGTTCAATGTTACTAAGAGTGGGAAATTATACACAGCCCAACGGTTAGATGCCGACTCTCTTTGTACATATAACAAAGAATgttcaaaaattgtcaaagttgCAGTAAGGCAAGCAGAAGCATTTCTAAAAGTATTGAAAATCAAAGTGATAATTGAAGATATTAATGATCATCAACCTGTATTTTCTGACAAACAAATTGATCTTCAGTTCTATGAGACAGATGGGAAAGGGACAAAGAAATCAGCACCAAGTGCCATAGATGGGGACATGGGAGttttaaattccaaaattaaCTATAGactaaaaaataatgtaaatcagacattttcattatttgtttccAAAAGAGTTGATGGTGTATCAACACTGGAAATCATCTTAGAAAAAAAACTTGATCGAGAGATCAAAGATCTATATTTAGTGCAAGTTGTTGCTCAAGATGGAGGTTCTCCACCACAGCAGTGTATTCTAAATGTTCATATTTCTGttattgatgaaaatgataatcgacctgttttctttaaaaatttgtacAATGTTTCAGTGAAAAATACTCATTTAAGAATGAGACCTGTTGTAATATTATCAGCAAAGGATAAAGATTCAGGTGAAAATAGTCATGTTTCATATTACTTTAGTCCCAAGACATCAGCAATTGCCAGAGACCATTTTAGGATCAACAAAGAAACAGGAGAAATTTTCCTTGATAAAACCTCAAAGTTAAATGAGAAAATGACTTTTAAGTTATTTATTGAAGCCAGAGATGGAGGTAGTCCACCTTTGAGTTCAATTGCAACAGTTATAGTGAGTGTCTTGAATCAAGAAAATAATGCCCCAACTATAGATGTAGATTTTGTTTCTGTATTAACTGAAAACACTACAAAAATAGTTGAAAGTACCAAAGTTGATAGTTTTATAGCATATGTTATGGTTACAGACAATGATGTTGGACACAATGGAGAAGTCACATGTGATCTTAAACATGAAAAATTTAAACTTTCTGCAATTAGTTCAAAAGAATACAAGGTTATTTTAAAAGAGCGTGTTGATAGAGAAATTGAGGATCAttatataattacaataacatGCCAAGACCATGGATTCCCACCAttgcagagagaaagaaaattttctCTTCAGTTGATGGATGTCAATGATGTACAGCCAATGTTTACTAAAGACACATTCAAATTTTTGACCTATGAAAATGAAAAACCATCATTTCCAGTTGGATTTGTTAATGCCACTGACCCAGATTTAGGGCTAGGAGGCAAATTGTCATATGCTTTATTTGATAAAGACCAATTTGACATTCCTTTCAAAATAACAGACAATGGATTTATTTCAACTAGAAAATCTCTTGACCGTGAACAAAACAGCATTTATAAATTTCAAGTTTTAGTCAGAGACAATGGAAGTCCATCACTTAATAATACAGCTAATGTTATTGTTGAAATTatggatgaaaatgataatgcccCTTATTTCACCTTTCCTAGTGTTAGCCCCTTTAGTTTGGATCTTCATTACCATCCACAAAGTGACACTGAAATCACTGTTCTGAGAGCATCAGACAGAGATAGTCATGTAAATGCTTTCCTTACCTATGAATTAATTGGAGGTAATGATAAACGATTATTTATGATTAATGCTCATTCAggtattttatctttttctcgAGCCGTTTATCAAAATGATGCAGGGTCATATGAACTTCAATTTATAGTTAAAGACAGTGGAAATCCAGTTCTATCAGCAACAACCATTTTGTCCTTAACATTGACTGTCagtaataaaacatcaactatgcTAACAGCTGTCCAAATTCAATCCAGTGATATGATTGATGTAAACttagttataattattgttgttgtagcagtGGTGCTGTCTATTGCCATTGTGATATTCATTACAACATGCATTGTTAAATACAACTACCCCAGAAATGCTAACCATGGCACAGATGTAAATACTTCATACCAGTCAAGAAGTGAAATGCGAAATCTCATTTATCAAACTAACAATCGAGTTTCAATGACAAGAGGCCAAAATGAAGGCATGAGTCCAAATACTCCATCAATGAGATCAAGGGGTCAATTTTATCCTGAAATCGAATCTCAGAAACCTTCCACTATGATCAGAACACTTTCAAAGTCTTCACAA
- the LOC115219115 gene encoding protocadherin beta-2-like isoform X1 — MVTKRQQLTKYFTCFTPITVIPSNMLLSISIFFILLHCCQCVDLIYHVQEEKDANTFVGDIASNSQLFASLSSQNYEHITFTQLKRRMSSSSLLFNVTKSGKLYTAQRLDADSLCTYNKECSKIVKVAVRQAEAFLKVLKIKVIIEDINDHQPVFSDKQIDLQFYETDGKGTKKSAPSAIDGDMGVLNSKINYRLKNNVNQTFSLFVSKRVDGVSTLEIILEKKLDREIKDLYLVQVVAQDGGSPPQQCILNVHISVIDENDNRPVFFKNLYNVSVKNTHLRMRPVVILSAKDKDSGENSHVSYYFSPKTSAIARDHFRINKETGEIFLDKTSKLNEKMTFKLFIEARDGGSPPLSSIATVIVSVLNQENNAPTIDVDFVSVLTENTTKIVESTKVDSFIAYVMVTDNDVGHNGEVTCDLKHEKFKLSAISSKEYKVILKERVDREIEDHYIITITCQDHGFPPLQRERKFSLQLMDVNDVQPMFTKDTFKFLTYENEKPSFPVGFVNATDPDLGLGGKLSYALFDKDQFDIPFKITDNGFISTRKSLDREQNSIYKFQVLVRDNGSPSLNNTANVIVEIMDENDNAPYFTFPSVSPFSLDLHYHPQSDTEITVLRASDRDSHVNAFLTYELIGGNDKRLFMINAHSGILSFSRAVYQNDAGSYELQFIVKDSGNPVLSATTILSLTLTVSNKTSTMLTAVQIQSSDMIDVNLVIIIVVVAVVLSIAIVIFITTCIVKYNYPRNANHGTDVNTSYQSRSEMRNLIYQTNNRVSMTRGQNEGMSPNTPSMRSRGQFYPEIESQKPSTMIRTLSKSSQMYSQPVTVTSGGEPMEQNIVMVPNYLSDTMSTKRDSGHNWNEGETKQYEEIPGLYNFRHISSTSKMD; from the coding sequence aGCAACTCACTAAATACTTCACATGCTTTACTCCTATAACTGTGATTCCAAGCAATATGTTGTTATCCATATCCATATTTTTTATCTTACTGCACTGTTGTCAATGTGTAGATCTCATCTATCATgtacaagaagaaaaagatgcaaaCACCTTCGTTGGAGATATTGCAAGTAACTCACAATTGTTTGCTAGTCTCTCATCTCAGAATTATGAACACATTACTTTTACTCAACTCAAACGCCGGATGTCTAGTAGCTCTCTTCTGTTCAATGTTACTAAGAGTGGGAAATTATACACAGCCCAACGGTTAGATGCCGACTCTCTTTGTACATATAACAAAGAATgttcaaaaattgtcaaagttgCAGTAAGGCAAGCAGAAGCATTTCTAAAAGTATTGAAAATCAAAGTGATAATTGAAGATATTAATGATCATCAACCTGTATTTTCTGACAAACAAATTGATCTTCAGTTCTATGAGACAGATGGGAAAGGGACAAAGAAATCAGCACCAAGTGCCATAGATGGGGACATGGGAGttttaaattccaaaattaaCTATAGactaaaaaataatgtaaatcagacattttcattatttgtttccAAAAGAGTTGATGGTGTATCAACACTGGAAATCATCTTAGAAAAAAAACTTGATCGAGAGATCAAAGATCTATATTTAGTGCAAGTTGTTGCTCAAGATGGAGGTTCTCCACCACAGCAGTGTATTCTAAATGTTCATATTTCTGttattgatgaaaatgataatcgacctgttttctttaaaaatttgtacAATGTTTCAGTGAAAAATACTCATTTAAGAATGAGACCTGTTGTAATATTATCAGCAAAGGATAAAGATTCAGGTGAAAATAGTCATGTTTCATATTACTTTAGTCCCAAGACATCAGCAATTGCCAGAGACCATTTTAGGATCAACAAAGAAACAGGAGAAATTTTCCTTGATAAAACCTCAAAGTTAAATGAGAAAATGACTTTTAAGTTATTTATTGAAGCCAGAGATGGAGGTAGTCCACCTTTGAGTTCAATTGCAACAGTTATAGTGAGTGTCTTGAATCAAGAAAATAATGCCCCAACTATAGATGTAGATTTTGTTTCTGTATTAACTGAAAACACTACAAAAATAGTTGAAAGTACCAAAGTTGATAGTTTTATAGCATATGTTATGGTTACAGACAATGATGTTGGACACAATGGAGAAGTCACATGTGATCTTAAACATGAAAAATTTAAACTTTCTGCAATTAGTTCAAAAGAATACAAGGTTATTTTAAAAGAGCGTGTTGATAGAGAAATTGAGGATCAttatataattacaataacatGCCAAGACCATGGATTCCCACCAttgcagagagaaagaaaattttctCTTCAGTTGATGGATGTCAATGATGTACAGCCAATGTTTACTAAAGACACATTCAAATTTTTGACCTATGAAAATGAAAAACCATCATTTCCAGTTGGATTTGTTAATGCCACTGACCCAGATTTAGGGCTAGGAGGCAAATTGTCATATGCTTTATTTGATAAAGACCAATTTGACATTCCTTTCAAAATAACAGACAATGGATTTATTTCAACTAGAAAATCTCTTGACCGTGAACAAAACAGCATTTATAAATTTCAAGTTTTAGTCAGAGACAATGGAAGTCCATCACTTAATAATACAGCTAATGTTATTGTTGAAATTatggatgaaaatgataatgcccCTTATTTCACCTTTCCTAGTGTTAGCCCCTTTAGTTTGGATCTTCATTACCATCCACAAAGTGACACTGAAATCACTGTTCTGAGAGCATCAGACAGAGATAGTCATGTAAATGCTTTCCTTACCTATGAATTAATTGGAGGTAATGATAAACGATTATTTATGATTAATGCTCATTCAggtattttatctttttctcgAGCCGTTTATCAAAATGATGCAGGGTCATATGAACTTCAATTTATAGTTAAAGACAGTGGAAATCCAGTTCTATCAGCAACAACCATTTTGTCCTTAACATTGACTGTCagtaataaaacatcaactatgcTAACAGCTGTCCAAATTCAATCCAGTGATATGATTGATGTAAACttagttataattattgttgttgtagcagtGGTGCTGTCTATTGCCATTGTGATATTCATTACAACATGCATTGTTAAATACAACTACCCCAGAAATGCTAACCATGGCACAGATGTAAATACTTCATACCAGTCAAGAAGTGAAATGCGAAATCTCATTTATCAAACTAACAATCGAGTTTCAATGACAAGAGGCCAAAATGAAGGCATGAGTCCAAATACTCCATCAATGAGATCAAGGGGTCAATTTTATCCTGAAATCGAATCTCAGAAACCTTCCACTATGATCAGAACACTTTCAAAGTCTTCACAA
- the LOC115219115 gene encoding protocadherin beta-2-like isoform X2, translating into MLLSISIFFILLHCCQCVDLIYHVQEEKDANTFVGDIASNSQLFASLSSQNYEHITFTQLKRRMSSSSLLFNVTKSGKLYTAQRLDADSLCTYNKECSKIVKVAVRQAEAFLKVLKIKVIIEDINDHQPVFSDKQIDLQFYETDGKGTKKSAPSAIDGDMGVLNSKINYRLKNNVNQTFSLFVSKRVDGVSTLEIILEKKLDREIKDLYLVQVVAQDGGSPPQQCILNVHISVIDENDNRPVFFKNLYNVSVKNTHLRMRPVVILSAKDKDSGENSHVSYYFSPKTSAIARDHFRINKETGEIFLDKTSKLNEKMTFKLFIEARDGGSPPLSSIATVIVSVLNQENNAPTIDVDFVSVLTENTTKIVESTKVDSFIAYVMVTDNDVGHNGEVTCDLKHEKFKLSAISSKEYKVILKERVDREIEDHYIITITCQDHGFPPLQRERKFSLQLMDVNDVQPMFTKDTFKFLTYENEKPSFPVGFVNATDPDLGLGGKLSYALFDKDQFDIPFKITDNGFISTRKSLDREQNSIYKFQVLVRDNGSPSLNNTANVIVEIMDENDNAPYFTFPSVSPFSLDLHYHPQSDTEITVLRASDRDSHVNAFLTYELIGGNDKRLFMINAHSGILSFSRAVYQNDAGSYELQFIVKDSGNPVLSATTILSLTLTVSNKTSTMLTAVQIQSSDMIDVNLVIIIVVVAVVLSIAIVIFITTCIVKYNYPRNANHGTDVNTSYQSRSEMRNLIYQTNNRVSMTRGQNEGMSPNTPSMRSRGQFYPEIESQKPSTMIRTLSKSSQMYSQPVTVTSGGEPMEQNIVMVPNYLSDTMSTKRDSGHNWNEGETKQYEEIPGLYNFRHISSTSKMD; encoded by the coding sequence ATGTTGTTATCCATATCCATATTTTTTATCTTACTGCACTGTTGTCAATGTGTAGATCTCATCTATCATgtacaagaagaaaaagatgcaaaCACCTTCGTTGGAGATATTGCAAGTAACTCACAATTGTTTGCTAGTCTCTCATCTCAGAATTATGAACACATTACTTTTACTCAACTCAAACGCCGGATGTCTAGTAGCTCTCTTCTGTTCAATGTTACTAAGAGTGGGAAATTATACACAGCCCAACGGTTAGATGCCGACTCTCTTTGTACATATAACAAAGAATgttcaaaaattgtcaaagttgCAGTAAGGCAAGCAGAAGCATTTCTAAAAGTATTGAAAATCAAAGTGATAATTGAAGATATTAATGATCATCAACCTGTATTTTCTGACAAACAAATTGATCTTCAGTTCTATGAGACAGATGGGAAAGGGACAAAGAAATCAGCACCAAGTGCCATAGATGGGGACATGGGAGttttaaattccaaaattaaCTATAGactaaaaaataatgtaaatcagacattttcattatttgtttccAAAAGAGTTGATGGTGTATCAACACTGGAAATCATCTTAGAAAAAAAACTTGATCGAGAGATCAAAGATCTATATTTAGTGCAAGTTGTTGCTCAAGATGGAGGTTCTCCACCACAGCAGTGTATTCTAAATGTTCATATTTCTGttattgatgaaaatgataatcgacctgttttctttaaaaatttgtacAATGTTTCAGTGAAAAATACTCATTTAAGAATGAGACCTGTTGTAATATTATCAGCAAAGGATAAAGATTCAGGTGAAAATAGTCATGTTTCATATTACTTTAGTCCCAAGACATCAGCAATTGCCAGAGACCATTTTAGGATCAACAAAGAAACAGGAGAAATTTTCCTTGATAAAACCTCAAAGTTAAATGAGAAAATGACTTTTAAGTTATTTATTGAAGCCAGAGATGGAGGTAGTCCACCTTTGAGTTCAATTGCAACAGTTATAGTGAGTGTCTTGAATCAAGAAAATAATGCCCCAACTATAGATGTAGATTTTGTTTCTGTATTAACTGAAAACACTACAAAAATAGTTGAAAGTACCAAAGTTGATAGTTTTATAGCATATGTTATGGTTACAGACAATGATGTTGGACACAATGGAGAAGTCACATGTGATCTTAAACATGAAAAATTTAAACTTTCTGCAATTAGTTCAAAAGAATACAAGGTTATTTTAAAAGAGCGTGTTGATAGAGAAATTGAGGATCAttatataattacaataacatGCCAAGACCATGGATTCCCACCAttgcagagagaaagaaaattttctCTTCAGTTGATGGATGTCAATGATGTACAGCCAATGTTTACTAAAGACACATTCAAATTTTTGACCTATGAAAATGAAAAACCATCATTTCCAGTTGGATTTGTTAATGCCACTGACCCAGATTTAGGGCTAGGAGGCAAATTGTCATATGCTTTATTTGATAAAGACCAATTTGACATTCCTTTCAAAATAACAGACAATGGATTTATTTCAACTAGAAAATCTCTTGACCGTGAACAAAACAGCATTTATAAATTTCAAGTTTTAGTCAGAGACAATGGAAGTCCATCACTTAATAATACAGCTAATGTTATTGTTGAAATTatggatgaaaatgataatgcccCTTATTTCACCTTTCCTAGTGTTAGCCCCTTTAGTTTGGATCTTCATTACCATCCACAAAGTGACACTGAAATCACTGTTCTGAGAGCATCAGACAGAGATAGTCATGTAAATGCTTTCCTTACCTATGAATTAATTGGAGGTAATGATAAACGATTATTTATGATTAATGCTCATTCAggtattttatctttttctcgAGCCGTTTATCAAAATGATGCAGGGTCATATGAACTTCAATTTATAGTTAAAGACAGTGGAAATCCAGTTCTATCAGCAACAACCATTTTGTCCTTAACATTGACTGTCagtaataaaacatcaactatgcTAACAGCTGTCCAAATTCAATCCAGTGATATGATTGATGTAAACttagttataattattgttgttgtagcagtGGTGCTGTCTATTGCCATTGTGATATTCATTACAACATGCATTGTTAAATACAACTACCCCAGAAATGCTAACCATGGCACAGATGTAAATACTTCATACCAGTCAAGAAGTGAAATGCGAAATCTCATTTATCAAACTAACAATCGAGTTTCAATGACAAGAGGCCAAAATGAAGGCATGAGTCCAAATACTCCATCAATGAGATCAAGGGGTCAATTTTATCCTGAAATCGAATCTCAGAAACCTTCCACTATGATCAGAACACTTTCAAAGTCTTCACAA